TGTGTACATAAAATCATTAGTTCGTATTCACTTATGAGTTGTTGGACTTTTAGCTAAGTGCATTCTcattaataatccatttatattccattgaAGTATATACTGGTTAAATATATACCCTGtgatatacattttgttttttctgtttatttccgtTCCTcaactgatatatattttgttctccCATTATcctcgtttttcattttttgagagaTACAGATGAGACATACCTCTTGGTGCTGTCACACGGGTGGAACCGTTTCTGTCATGGACTGGGAACCTGCTTTCCTCAATTGCAGAATTTATATGCATTCTGTCAAGTAATACTAcacacacttatttatttatatagttcatagttccctgtttaatcccaatattttaattttcaaggcaaggtttggccactgaacttcatctttcctatttttgtatttcctgctTGGGACCTTGCAAATTTCGCAGTCTTCAACATTGTATCTTTTCTTTAACGAAACTAATAAtattgttttgtctttatttcttcatCCAGATTTTACCAAGTTTGCATAGGTGATAGAGACGAATAGGATTTACAGAATCTACCTAGTTGATAGTTAAATTTCACTATGGTTTTCGTAGTGTACTTGGGAGggagcattttaaaattttgattaagCGGGAGGTaaccaaaaaatttatataaagagcAGGATATATGGATCAGGTCGATGTTGTGAAGCAATTGGGTGTTGGTGACTTGAACCATTATTCTGGTTTCACTCATATAAGCCTTGTGCTCCTTCATAACTCACCTTGACCGTCTCATAATTGGGTCACACACACTTGGGTTTATCTAACCCTCACACTGTGCATCATTTATCATGCTTGCATGGTCAGTTCCTAGCCAttccatgtttatttttacttttttacatttttcctgtattttacatttttcctgtaTGGTTATTTTCATGTCTAGAATCAGTACTGGTATAAATTATGGCATAGTTGTTTTTCAGCTAGTTTTAACTTTTCACATAGGACATTATTTATGCCTACTCTTAAGCACCTAAAATTTTTGTAAGCATGCATGTATCTGTAAAATGGTGTTACAGGGTATATGGTCCTtactttgaaaatacagtaaattattcagaatgtttttgtactaaaggaaaaaaatttttctttcatgcatATTAGTATGTCTTCAGTTCTAACATTAAAGCGCTCAAGAATTATGGAGTATTAATCCTCTAGTCCTTCCGATGAGAGAGGAAACACCGTGGTGAAGTTGTTAAGATCTGGACACTGAACAAggaatataaatggaatataaaatttaagccataGGGCAAGTCCTGGgaaccatgaggtcattcagtgctgaaagggaaattgagataagaaggtttgaaaggtgtaacataagGAAAACCTTggagttgcactgtgaaacaattgttagagaaggtggtaAGTcagatggaatgaaagaggttgtagccaGGTGCTGAAGGGGCTctacaaagatccttaagtaatgcctatggtgtgccatgtgaggtgcattgatggtgCTACCTCCCTATGGGGTAGAAACCTAAGTGACAGCAGTACCAAGACCATTGAGAGTTCTCTTGGTGGTAACCCTTTAAAGGGTGGACACTGAACAaaggctttttttcattttttgttttatgtttcatgctCAACTAGACAGACATTCTCTCTAGTTTGCTGTCCTATGCAGGATTCCATTGGCCTCTGCCATTTTGATGCCTGGTTTGCACTTGGGTAAAGTCGCATGGTTACTTTGTTATATGCATTGTTTACACGTTATCAGTTTACTGAAGTTGTCCTTCCTCTCAGGCAAGATTGACCTGGATCATGTTGATAAAAAGCAGCTAGTTATGGTAAACATACAGTGACAATGTGGGAGTTTAGTTTGAATCTGTCTGTTGTCTTATTCATAGTTtgacatgtttctttttttcatggtcTTACCTTTGTGAATATGTGATTActattcttgatatttttttaaatttcaaatgcaTATATTCAGTAGTGGATATGTTCCATTTTGTCCTGATATTGTTGTTTTCATGAGCATCATTTAAAAGGAGTTTGGAATTTTTTTGTCCAATCTGTACCCTTTTATGCTGTGACAGAAAATGTACCAAAAAGTTTTCCCAAATTGTAGGTGTAAAATTTTGTATGTGAATtggatttgaatgcagtgtgttGTTTTTAAGATTGCTGgtaataaaatttgaaaacatgcctttcaaaaactaaaaacctgGCAAAAATCTCATCTTGTATGGCAGAAATTCTtgatatgtttttaaaaatttgattatgGGAGGTGGCTATTTTAAATTCATActtgttttaggttatttttatgactttcacaGCTACCTTCATTATTTGTATGTAACTTTCATAGCTACTTAAGAATATGGTTATGGCAGGTAAATGGTTAGTGTGTTGAAGCTAGTAAAAGATTTGTAAGCTTTGCAAACTTATTTCAAAGACTTTGTCTACAACCAGGAAGGATGTGCATAGCATTTACCATAGTCAAGCATTTTAGTCATAAATTAGTTTTGGAGAAGCAGTTTGTATGCTGGAATGTGGCCTCCTTAATCACTGTTCTGGTGAGATAGGTGGTTTCCTACACGAGGCTTGTGCAAAATTGtcattgtgatattttttttttttttttttttgagaccttAGCACAGgaattttctgtttcctttacaTTTTGTCTGTATTCAACATATGTCAACCATGCACAGTATGTAGTTTTACTAAATTAAATGCTGAAGGTATTTGTGAACTTCTAAATTTCACCATCATTTAGTAAACAATTTTGTATGTAACTCTCGACTGCCACTTGAAGTACTGACAAGATATGTTTAAGTTTTGACTTGTTTTTGCCTTTTAGTATGAGCAGTCACATATCAGTCTGAATAAAACAGTAAGATACTAATTTGCTTATGGCTTTTGCATTGCCACATTCACTACAGCCACTTATACTACAGTATATGCTGCTTTGGTTTCTTAAAAATTGTTAGTCTTGCTTCAAGTGATTAGGAATTCATAAATATACTTGAATATTTCCTTTTAGTACAAGTAACAGGAATCTAGTCAGCTTTATCTGAAGAAAATATGGTTGCGAGAcagttttttttactcaaaatggAATTTTTCACACAAGTTTTTTACTCAAAATGGAATTTTCcacacaatggagagagagaaatatccagTATAATTGTTTCTAGTTAGAAGTCTTTTGATATCTAAATAGTTTTTTCACTCCTGTGCTCTAGATAGTTTTTTCATACTTGGTGCTTTTCCACTAATGGTTCCCACACTTGTGCTTTTCCACTAATGCCCCCCCTATTTTTTTAACTTCACTCTAGGCTTCATTGCAAATATCGTGCAAACCGCTGTACTTTAGAAATTAGACCTTGGAAAAGATGAAGctgacattttttattgttttcagtgaTGGCAGTCTCCATGTGAACTTATCAGAACCAGTGGCCAAGATCAACAGGACATTCATCATAGAAGGTGGAAGAAGTTGAGGCTGGTAGTAATTAGCttaattgttttcaaatttagcaataaatcataataaaagatttaatgTTAGAGAACTTTAATTTGTGTCACTGTTTAAGAGAATGGGTGGTGCATCCTGATATATTTTGAGTAAGGTATCCCGGTACTGTATTATGCTCAGCTGTGTAACCAAAAGTATTTTACACAAACTTTTTCAAATAGCACTCGATATGGTAACAAAGGTTAATGAaacacttaaggacatttgaaaCATTTTACTATCAATTAAAAGGGTTGGTTATGGCTTGTTTGCACTGAGGTGAGCAGGGATCCAAGATCCCCGTCAACCCTGAGATCTGGCATAGTATTGCCGCCCAGAGTGACACTAAACACTGGTAAAATGTACCGCAGCcaatacatttaaaacaaaacaacagacaATTAGGCTGAATTTGTACACTTGGGTATTTGGTGTGAAGTGGGCGGCAAGTCTGAGGAAGGGGAGAAAATTGCATCACCCATATAGGGTGTCTGTATTAAACTGTTAACAATTGTAGACTCGTCACACTTTGTATGATGCAGAGTTTTATGGGGAGCCACAGTAACATAGTCACCTTTAGAAGGAGTAAATTCATTTGGTCAAAAaaaggcatacatacatattacatttaCAACAATGTTAGATAACAATAACACCAACAACCAGGTGGGTGATGCTATATACACCAGTGAATGCAACACAAATATGACGCTTGATGGCCATGTTGAGCAGTGTGCACCCACCAGCATAATGAAGTCCTACCCAGTAACTCTCAGAGAACAGGAGTCACAAGATGAACCACTATCACAGTTTGGTGAACTAAACATGCCTTTGTAAAAAGGCAAAGCTTGGCTCACCTTCAATACCACACACTTCCTGGTGCAGCCTAGATTCTAGGCTAGCCACCTTACAAAATAATTTacctaataaaatttatttaaaactaagAATAACTAGTCCAAATATCCCTATTTGCTCTCAGACATCACTGGTAATGAAAATGTACACAGAGAAACTTGCCACGATGCAAGTCACATCtcgcataaaaataaaacatgaaaatatgtatgaagTTCTTGCGATAACAATTACAATGATGATGAAGAATGAGATACAGATGGTGAACGTGAGTGATTAAAAGAGGTATGGCTTGTACTCTCCTGGGATTGTCACTACATAGTGCACATCAGGGCTTGCCAGATGCTCCCGCAGGAGCCCCAGTAACCATTCCAGCTACAGCTGTGGGCGCAGACACCACTACAACAGGTTTCACTAATCCACCTGCTAATGAACTGGCATATTGAGCAGTTACAAGTGGCATGCTATTTGTACTTCCTGCCACAGCAGTTGCTTTTAAACCTTTATTTCCAGCAGTAGTTACAGATCCTGGAACAACTGGTCGCTGAGGCTGGGAAACTACCAAAGGTGCCACCAATGGGGTGCCAATGCCTGAAACCAGGGTTCCAACACTGGTCCCTAAGCCTGGCACTAACTGTGTGATGCCTGtcacaaaaaaatcaagaatttacTTTTGTTAGCAGCTTTGAACCATTCAGTGTTGCAAATTGGGGTATATTAactgttaaatttgaattttggagATCCAAAACCCAGTAACCCAATTTATTCAGCATACAAGAATTCCAACAATGGGGtttcaatatttaatttaaataaccTACTGTTAAAATATGGCAAACCCAAGGAAAGCTATACCATAACTAGTTGAAGGAACAACAATGACAATATTACTCTCATTCTGGGTTACACATAAAACGAGAACTTTACTTGTAAAGAACAACTTACCATTAGCATGAGTAATTGGTATATATGATGGTATTAAAGAAGTGGCTGCAGAAGTCACCTTAACTGTTGCTGTTCCTCCAACACTTAAATTAAGGGGCACAGTTGTGACTGTGCCATTGGTACCTGTATAACCAAAATACATCTGTCAATACCACTGAAATCATGTTTTCAATGACGTTTTCTAAAACCAAGACAAAAgctaaaatgtaaacaatacaaTTTCCAAAACCAATTTGAAGTGAGACTTCAGTTGCTTGCAGTATGACAACAGTGTTACTTGATCACACTGCAAAGATTAACCGCTCTATACTAACCTTGGGAATGAGGTAAAGATCTTGGTGGTGTGGGTACTGCTAAATGTAAGGCAGACACACCATTCTTGTTTAACGCTAACATCATGGCTCCAGGACTACTCTTAACTTCATCTGCACTGTCAGCACGCTCAAGTCCTTCAGCTGTCAAAGAAACTTaaacattttattctaaaaataatttcatcttaTGCATTGTTACATTTGTAAGCCTTAGTCTTCACACCAAAATTTGGGAGCTATGTACCTATTAACACAAGAACAtgtctgaatattttttcttacctgGATGTGCCAGAGTGATAGTTAACGGCTTAGCACCATTGGGTGCATGATCAGCAGGTAACAGTTTATAACCTTCTGGAGTTATGACTTGAATAGCTGGTTGGCCTAACAGTCCACCTGGAGCACCATTAAGTTGCATCCCTCCAGCTACCAGCTGTGCTGATAAATTAATTCCTCCTGTACTGCCTACAATTGGTAAATGCTGTTCACTATGAACGGTGGTAATTGTGTCACCAGTTGCAGTAGGAGTCACACTAGTGACAACTGTGGCTGACCAAGTCTCTTCCTCTTTATTAGTGCTGGCATGATACTGTGCTTGGGTGTAATGTGGAGAAGCCTGCCTTGTTCCCCATTCCCCATTCTGGTGTAGAGACACTGACTGTGTTACCAAGGTCTGGCCACTTGGAGAGACCTTGGCTGTATCCACAATACTGGTTGATAAATTGAGGGGCTGATTTGAATCTGTAAAATGTTCTCTCAGAGTGGCTAGCCCTGTAGCACCAATACTGTTACTGCTACTTGCAATGGTTGTAAAACTTGTCCCTTGAGGCTGATTTGTTGACAAACGTGGAGACAAAGGGCATGAAGCAACAACAGCTGCTGATGACACTTGCCCATTACTAGCATCCACTCTAGGGGCATCATCATCCAAATCTGGCTGCTCTGATGCAGTTGTTGTagattttgtttccttatctCGATGTTGTTCTAATGATGCCATATCTGGGAGAAGCGTATTAAAATCAATGTGGTCCCATCGTGCTGATAATTCTTTCTTCAGTGCGGATAACTTCTGCTGATGAGCAATTTTTTCTCTGGCTAAACGTTCCATTTCATGCTCATACTCTCGTTCCTTTCGTTTCAAGTTCTGCAAAACATGTAATTCTAAGATCAAAATTTGGCCCTTCTAACAATAAACTACAGTATTACTCACTATAAAATGTAATAGAATGCCAGCAAACATTCTAGTTGTGGTTCAGTAAAATGTTAGCTTAAAAAAATGGCTGGAAGAACTATCGACAGCATTATCCCCATGAATCTTATGATTCAGTGCGGATAAATTTTGCTGGAGAGCAATTTTTTCTCTGGCTAAATGTTCCATTTCATGCTCATAATCTCGCTCCTTTCGTTTCTAGTTCTGCAAAACATgtaatttcaagataaaaatgtGGCCCTTTTAACAACAAACTATTACTCAATATAAAATCTAGTTGTGGTTGAGTAAAATGTTAGCTTCAGAAAATGACTAGCAGAACTGTAAACTGCAATATCCTAATGAATCGTATGATAATCTATTAAAATAATAGAATGAATGTGAAAAGCACATGTTagatttataaattcatattcattataccaaaataacaaaaatgcacCTGGATATGCCTATGAGCTGCCTTCAATATAGTTTGGTTGGAGATCTTCTTATCATCCATGGATGGTAATTGCCGCCGTAAAGTTTCAAAGCATTCCTTTAAGTGGGCTCGTCTATTTTTCTCCAGCTTATTGTGCACCTCTCGTGATGGGGTGCTCCTGAAAAACAAAGGAACATATAATTTCTTGCTTGTTGTGGTGCAAAGTCTAGTGCCTTTTAGCTCCAGTTTGTTACAATAAACACTATGCATAAGCAATTCCAGGTACTGTAAAACAAAGTAATTCTCAAGGTTTACTCATGAATATCCATGAAGAATAATCTGGAGAAAACTACATTTCGACTAAAAATGCGAATGCTAACATACCCTGAGCGTTTCTTGTCTTCTTTAAATGAGTTGTCTTCGGGTGAATATACACCATGGTGTGTGAAATTATGAGAAGGTGGGGAGAGAGACAAAGATTTGGTAATGCCATTATGACGAATACCATTATTTAGATGTGAATGAAGGCTCTCATGTGGCAATCTAGAAAGCCCAGGATCAGAGGATGTGCCTCCCATAGGTGGAGAGGACGAATCTTGACTTAATGCACTGAGCAAACCCAGAGGAGATGACGAGCCCCTTGGAGGCAGCACTACACGTGGTGGTGAAGACGCTGGTGACCCAGGGTAGGACAAAGATGTCCTTGGAGAAGTCTGTTGCTGATGGCTTTGCACAGCATTTACTCCAAGAGTACCCGGACTTGCCCTTACACCCACTACTGGAGGTGTGACAGCATGAGCGGGACTAGTAGGTGTGGTACGAGCaggtggggtggtggtggtggtggtggtggggaagTGGCCAACACACTACCATGGTTActatggtggtggtggtggtggtggtggtggtgacggTGATAATGATGCTGAGCAGCTGTGGTAGTAGGACTGGCAGTGATGGGGGCAGTACGAGAGTAGGTCTCTAAGGTCCTACGGTATACaacttctctcttgtcactttcTTCGCTTACGGCATCTTCGGTTGTCTCCTCATCTGCAAGATAACAATCAAGTCATTTCTCAACATTTCCAGTGGAAAGTTACGAGCCACactatcaattatatatataatttccaaattaTCATATAATTGTAACTGATTAGTATTCATCACCAGCTGAATTCAAACTGCTGGTTTAGAAATgaaagacagtgactttgaccactgagtcATTAAGTGATGGCTCAGTGGCCAAGTCACTTTCTACCATTTCTAAGCCAGGCAGCAGTTCAAATCCCACTGGTGAAGAAACCTTGCCAACTAAAAATACCCTTGGGTGTcagatattcccaaggtatggtAAACATATaatgatatttgttgcttaatatttgtgcaCATAATGAGTCatggtatgtatatgtgtgtgtgtgtgtgtgtatatatatatatatatatatatatatatatatatatatatatatatatatatatatatatatatatatgaaagttattctctACTTAAGAGAGGACCTTGCCAACTCTTTTGACAGTATGGTAACTGAAATATCCAGATTATCGTTTTGGTAGTGTGTAGAATGTATCCTATAAACTCGGTTTAGCCTGataaaccgccccccccccaaacccacGCACATGAAATTGAAGTTTCGACCTCTACGCCTCGTATAGCAAGTTTCGTGTCTATATTTTACAAACTATACGAGTTCACAGTTGTTTGTCCGAAAATTGAGCGTCATTGTTTTCTTGGTGCCATTTTGAGCACTTTTGCTGGCCCTAGAGAAGTGGGTAATACAAGTGTTATAGTTCTTTGCATGCAGAGTCCTTTTCTCTGCCTTCAGTAACTAGGgataaaaaggagaggaaaaagttCTCTGAAGTAGCACCTAGACAAAGATGAGAGCTCAGCTTCCCAGTGTAAATCGTCTGTTGTATACGAGAGAAAACATTATTATAAGCGAAAAAAGAATTGTGAAATGTAGaacacatattaaatatatatacaattcacaattttttcattcataatgatAATCTTCCCCCGTATACAACTGACGATTTACATTCAGGATAAACCGAATTTACAAGATAGATTCCACACTCTACCAAAACGATAACCTGTACATTTCAATTACCATAATGTCAAATGAGTTGGCAAGGTGTTAAGTAGAGAATAACTTACCATATGGAGTTGGTTGATCTGATAACAAGGCAACGACATCATGTACTCAAAGCTTTGGGAGTGGATAACAGCACGGTAGCACCACGTTTTGATTTCCAATGAGAAAGTCTACACTGAAATAGTTTGATAACTAGAGaattcaataatattttatagcaatcctaaaagaaaaaaaattcttcgaaACTTGAAAAAACAAGCCTCAACACGTAGTGTTATTTCCCGGTGTAATGCCCTAAAGAGGAAATCTAACATGCAAGGAAAATGTTCTAttatacaatgagagagagagagagagagagagagagagagagagagagagagagagagagagagagagagagacgtggaagGAGGGGGGGAGAAGAAAAACTCCAAGGACGGTGGACCCTCCAATGGATGAAAGTGGTGGGGGGGGAGAAGGTGGGCGGAGATATGCGCGCGCACATGTGgtttcccctcctctcccataATCGCCTCGATCCCCCCACAACTTGTTTACGTAATGGGGTACACGTGTCTAACGCCTTAACGGGTTCTCATTTCCAGTGATCACCATCTTATAACTGTCTATTATTTTTAGAGGCTCCTAAAGCAAAGTAATGATGTAATAAAGAAGCTTCAGCCATGATGGTTCTACAGTATTATTTGGGCAAACGAGCTGATGTCGCTTAAAAAATCAAGCATTAAAAATCAATACTAGATTTAATTTGTCACTGGCAACTCCTCGTGTAAAAACCGCCAAATGCAACCGGAGAACTTAGATTTCTAATAACATTAAATGGCAAAAGAATGTtacgtattttttattcatcttaacattatatatagataaggTTGTTCATACTGAACAAAACagcatttaaaatgtaaatgaaaatggtttgCAGCAAGCAAAGATGGCATCAACCTATTGCCAATACTGTATTTGGCAACCAGACAAGTGCACTCAAAAATACATTGTGCCACGTCTCCACCGCTAACTAGGCACTAACCCCTATAACTTTCTCCACATTGAAATTTCGATGGACAAACCAGCTAAACTCCATAGGATACAAACTGATTAAGAAGTTGATGAATCAACACGCATCATGACCATGTACAATAACCAAAGGTACATGGGTACCGTGGCTTCAAAAATATGCGAACGTGTGTACGCATTCATCGCCTGAGGGTGTAAGGTTCCCAGACCGAACGATGGGGCCTCGACGAGTCTTGAAGTATTCGTAAGGCGGTGGTGCGTATACGGTCGCACACTGAATTTAAAGGGCACACCAGACGACTAAACgagctttttaaattttttttctttccatggcATGCGAAAAagttactactgctactacacAAATTGGGCGACATATTACTGGAACAAATGGGCGCattagacatttttattattcgttgaaaagaaaaaaaaacttatgcagATTCACTTAGCAAACAAACCCGACTAAACATAACTCTACAAAGTAGAACACTACTATCTCCCGTTAATCCAAAGCTATTATCGCTATACACGTCAGTTGGCTGGCTATCTTcctcaaatgacaaaatatacaaatatttaaaatttgtgtACGCAACCAACATCCAAACTCTCATTGCTCGAACTAAAGATTGTAATTTGGGAAATCTGTACCGAGTGAACATAGCTCCTACCGGGGCACCTGTGTAAAACAGCCTCAATACTGAACTGTAATTCCATGATGTGGTAATCACATGGATA
This Macrobrachium rosenbergii isolate ZJJX-2024 chromosome 42, ASM4041242v1, whole genome shotgun sequence DNA region includes the following protein-coding sequences:
- the LOC136827872 gene encoding LOW QUALITY PROTEIN: uncharacterized protein (The sequence of the model RefSeq protein was modified relative to this genomic sequence to represent the inferred CDS: deleted 2 bases in 1 codon), producing the protein MVKMGLKELDSSEKRWSHPPKKKWIYDYLADDEETTEDAVSEESDKREVVYRRTLETYSRTAPITASPTTTAAQHHYHRHHHHHHHHHHSNHGSVLATSPPPPPPPPHLRTTPTSPAHAVTPPVVGVRASPGTLGVNAVQSHQQQTSPRTSLSYPGSPASSPPRVVLPPRGSSSPLGLLSALSQDSSSPPMGGTSSDPGLSRLPHESLHSHLNNGIRHNGITKSLSLSPPSHNFTHHGVYSPEDNSFKEDKKRSGSTPSREVHNKLEKNRRAHLKECFETLRRQLPSMDDKKISNQTILKAAHRHIQNLKRKEREYEHEMERLAREKIAHQQKLSALKKELSARWDHIDFNTLLPDMASLEQHRDKETKSTTTASEQPDLDDDAPRVDASNGQVSSAAVVASCPLSPRLSTNQPQGTSFTTIASSSNSIGATGLATLREHFTDSNQPLNLSTSIVDTAKVSPSGQTLVTQSVSLHQNGEWGTRQASPHYTQAQYHASTNKEEETWSATVVTSVTPTATGDTITTVHSEQHLPIVGSTGGINLSAQLVAGGMQLNGAPGGLLGQPAIQVITPEGYKLLPADHAPNGAKPLTITLAHPAEGLERADSADEVKSSPGAMMLALNKNGVSALHLAVPTPPRSLPHSQGTNGTVTTVPLNLSVGGTATVKVTSAATSLIPSYIPITHANGITQLVPGLGTSVGTLVSGIGTPLVAPLVVSQPQRPVVPGSVTTAGNKGLKATAVAGSTNSMPLVTAQYASSLAGGLVKPVVVVSAPTAVAGMVTGAPAGASGKP